The Sphingopyxis fribergensis genome contains a region encoding:
- a CDS encoding sugar kinase, with amino-acid sequence MIAPRGPIACFGEVVMRVSVPHGELPLQSARFDAHVGGAEANVAVALAALGHQTAMISAVAEGPLGDGVLREMRRHGVDVAPIRRPAGRIGLYYHLPGGPMRPAEVIYDRAGSAFAEARPDDWNWDHLLDGVGWLHVSGVTPALGPDSAAAVLEAVTRARAAGIGVSFDGNWRGRLWNRWQPDPAAILKPIVAQATLLFGNHRDAGLLSGREFSGDGEDRRREGALALFDHFPSLEYVASTAREIMRPDAHRLTARIDTRDKSGASDAMVITPVIDRIGTGDAFAAGVLDGLWSGKSLAEAAGHGLALSALKHGLHGDFAPFSRTAMSRMTSVAQDVSR; translated from the coding sequence ATGATCGCACCCCGCGGACCCATCGCCTGTTTTGGCGAGGTCGTCATGCGCGTCTCGGTTCCGCACGGCGAACTGCCGCTGCAATCGGCGCGATTCGACGCGCATGTCGGCGGCGCCGAGGCGAATGTTGCGGTCGCGCTTGCGGCGCTTGGGCACCAGACCGCGATGATCAGCGCCGTCGCCGAAGGGCCGCTCGGCGACGGCGTGCTCCGCGAAATGCGCCGGCACGGCGTCGATGTCGCGCCCATACGCCGTCCCGCGGGTCGCATCGGGCTCTATTATCATCTGCCCGGCGGCCCGATGCGCCCGGCGGAGGTCATTTATGACCGTGCCGGCTCGGCTTTTGCGGAGGCGAGGCCGGACGACTGGAATTGGGACCATTTGCTCGACGGCGTTGGCTGGCTGCACGTATCGGGTGTCACCCCCGCGCTGGGGCCGGACAGCGCCGCCGCCGTACTCGAAGCGGTGACGCGCGCGCGGGCGGCCGGGATCGGCGTGTCGTTCGACGGCAATTGGCGCGGACGCCTGTGGAATCGCTGGCAGCCCGATCCGGCCGCCATATTGAAACCGATCGTCGCACAGGCCACGCTATTGTTCGGTAATCATCGCGACGCGGGGCTGCTTTCGGGCCGCGAATTTTCGGGCGATGGCGAAGATCGGCGGCGCGAGGGGGCGCTCGCGTTGTTCGATCATTTCCCCTCGCTCGAATATGTCGCCTCCACGGCGCGCGAGATTATGCGGCCGGACGCGCACCGGCTGACGGCACGGATCGACACCCGCGACAAAAGCGGGGCGAGCGATGCCATGGTCATCACGCCGGTGATCGACCGGATCGGAACCGGCGATGCATTTGCCGCCGGTGTCCTCGACGGATTGTGGTCCGGGAAAAGCCTGGCGGAGGCGGCCGGGCACGGCTTGGCGCTGTCTGCGCTGAAACATGGTCTCCATGGCGACTTTGCGCCATTTTCGCGGACGGCGATGAGCCGCATGACATCGGTCGCGCAGGACGTTTCGCGCTAG
- the msrA gene encoding peptide-methionine (S)-S-oxide reductase MsrA, producing MSIERAILAGGCFWGVQDLVRRQPGVISTRVGYSGGEVENATYRNHGNHAEAIEILFDPALTSYRALLEFFFQIHDPTTKNRQGNDVGASYRSAIFYTSDEQKAVAEDTIADVDASGLWPGKVVTEVSPAGAFWEAEPEHQDYLERIPNGYTCHFVRPGWTLPHRAGASLSAE from the coding sequence GCAGGACCTGGTGCGCCGGCAGCCCGGCGTGATTTCGACCCGCGTCGGATATTCGGGCGGCGAGGTGGAGAATGCCACCTACCGCAACCATGGCAATCATGCCGAAGCGATCGAGATCCTTTTCGATCCGGCGCTGACAAGCTATCGTGCCCTGTTAGAATTCTTTTTTCAGATCCACGATCCGACGACGAAGAATCGCCAGGGCAACGACGTCGGCGCCAGCTATCGCTCGGCGATCTTCTACACCAGCGATGAGCAGAAGGCGGTGGCCGAGGACACGATCGCCGATGTCGACGCCTCGGGACTCTGGCCCGGGAAGGTCGTCACCGAAGTCAGCCCGGCGGGCGCCTTCTGGGAAGCCGAGCCCGAGCATCAGGATTATCTGGAGCGCATCCCGAACGGCTATACCTGCCATTTCGTGCGCCCGGGATGGACGCTCCCGCATCGTGCCGGCGCCTCGCTTTCGGCCGAATAG